The Sphingomonas sp. NBWT7 nucleotide sequence ACTTGAACGGCCCTCGCGCGTTGAAGTCTATGTCAACGGTGCTGTTTATCGCACCTTATCGCTCGCGCCTGGCCGCTATAATCTTCGAGATTTTCCTTTTCTCGACGGACTGAACGACGTGCGCTTGGCGGTTCAGGACGATACCGGGCGCAACGAGAGCGTCGCTCTGTCCTTCTTCTCCGATACCGATCTGTTATCCGAAGATGTCTCGATATTCTCCGCCATAATCGGCCTTCGGCGCGATGGCTTTGGTCAATTCACGCGGGCGCGTTACGCTGGCCGACCCACGTTCAGCGGCGTTTACCAAAGGGGCTTTTCCGACCGGATCACGCTCGGCGGCACTGTCCAGGCGGATTCGAACAACGCATTCCTTACCGGCATTGCCGTGCTGGGCACCCCGATCGGCATCTTCAGTGGGGAGGCGGCATTGGATGCGCGCGCCTCCGAGCGGTTGAACGGTGCGGTGACCTTCAATTATCGGCTCGCCCGTGTCGGATCCGCCGGGCGACAGACGCGCTTGGATCTTGATTTTCAGCTTCGCACGCGCGGCTTTTCGCCGCTGGAGCGCGCGCGAGACGTTCGCAACCTGTATCGCTATGATGTCGCGGCGCGGTTCCAGCAGGCATTCGGCACGTTTCTATTCGGTACCGCGACTGCAGGCTTCAGCCGAGGATATGGCGGACAGCCCGACCTCAAAACAGGTTCATTCGGTCTCTCGCGGTCGTTTCAGCGGCTGAACCTGACCGCCTCTTACAGTTACCGCGACGACGGGATCCGCCGCGAGCATCGCGGTTCGCTCTCACTCAGCGTGCCGCTGTCCAATCGGCAATACATGCGGGCCAGCTACGATACCAACCGTAACCGCGCGGCACTGGACTATACGTTGCAGGGCTATGAGGGCCTCGGCCAGACATCGGCGCAGCTTTCCGTTGCGCGCGAAGACGATGTGCGAAGTGCCAACGTACAACTCGAGCACTTCGCCAATCGCTTCCGCGGATTTTTCCAGCATGACTATCAGCGCCGTAATGGCAATACGGTAGCCACGACCGACATCGCGCTGACCAGCGGCGTTGGTTATGCCGACGGGCAATGGGCGATCGGGCGCGATCCTGGTCGAGGGTTCGTGATGGTCAGCCCGCAGGGGGCGTTGCGCGGGCGCGAGCTGGTGGTTTCGGATCAATATACGCTCGGTCCGGCGGCACGCGCGGCGGCGCTGGGACCTGCGCTGATCCCAATACAACGGCAGTATCAGCAGAACTCCCTCACCGTGGCCGCGCCGGATGCGCCGATCGGCTACGATCTGGGATCTGGCCGCCTGGATATCAGGCCTGGTGCCGCCAGCGGATATCGCTGGGTGGTCGGCTCGGCTGCTTCGCTGACGCTGATCGGGCGCATAACCGATGCCACCGGCCAACCGATGCCATATCTCGCCGGCTTGCTGAAACCGGTCGGCGGCCGCGCTTCGGCGAACGATGCTGCCGTTCCGTTCTTCACGAACCGCAACGGTAGACTGGTCGCGCAGAACGTCGCTCCAGGCCGTTACGACCTCGTATCCAGCGAGAACGCTGCACCTTTCGCGCAGATCAATCTCGCTGCCGATGCCGCGACACCGATCGATATCGGAACAGTCGTATTCAAGGAATGATACCATGCCACTGATCTTGCGTGTCGGTTCGTTGATGCTGTTCCTGTTCGGCGCTGCGCAAGCTGCAGC carries:
- a CDS encoding fimbria/pilus outer membrane usher protein, which codes for MAIAATGLAYLSIVALTQAVAAPPAAQGQSARAPRLTRLEVTLLLNDAPAGDVTVQTGGETSTTVDVTQLVARLKPVVAPAILDALMQRAGARTFVSLDELRSEQFPIRFDSAALQLRVELPVEARSISDVSVSGGPPDLQANYVAPSDLSFGASFTLADRLQQEGVLKRFSRAPFTLSSQGFANVGGKDGVYLTYLAGLQEGGRPIRQRTTLFRDDEARAVRYSLGDITPLTSGSFSNPLDVFGIGVERLYQTIQPYRNLRPAGRSGLVLERPSRVEVYVNGAVYRTLSLAPGRYNLRDFPFLDGLNDVRLAVQDDTGRNESVALSFFSDTDLLSEDVSIFSAIIGLRRDGFGQFTRARYAGRPTFSGVYQRGFSDRITLGGTVQADSNNAFLTGIAVLGTPIGIFSGEAALDARASERLNGAVTFNYRLARVGSAGRQTRLDLDFQLRTRGFSPLERARDVRNLYRYDVAARFQQAFGTFLFGTATAGFSRGYGGQPDLKTGSFGLSRSFQRLNLTASYSYRDDGIRREHRGSLSLSVPLSNRQYMRASYDTNRNRAALDYTLQGYEGLGQTSAQLSVAREDDVRSANVQLEHFANRFRGFFQHDYQRRNGNTVATTDIALTSGVGYADGQWAIGRDPGRGFVMVSPQGALRGRELVVSDQYTLGPAARAAALGPALIPIQRQYQQNSLTVAAPDAPIGYDLGSGRLDIRPGAASGYRWVVGSAASLTLIGRITDATGQPMPYLAGLLKPVGGRASANDAAVPFFTNRNGRLVAQNVAPGRYDLVSSENAAPFAQINLAADAATPIDIGTVVFKE